A window of Schistocerca cancellata isolate TAMUIC-IGC-003103 chromosome 1, iqSchCanc2.1, whole genome shotgun sequence genomic DNA:
ATCATGTCACCACTGCTACTTCTACCCTAAACTAAATGTGAATCTATAACAGTATAGTTATAGGCATCAATGTTATATGTGGATAATTCTGTGTATCCTTACACACAGTTCTATCAAGTAGCATGAGAAACAATGAACAGGAATGAACAGACTCAGTTAAATACAAACACATCTTATTAATGAGTATCTACTTTAACGACTCAAACTAGACTCTATTGCAACAAAAAAAATGCATGGTACTGTGGCACAAAACGGGAAAcaagagaagaaaatataaaagctACAATATCTAAATTACACTTGTGGTATCATTCCTGCCAAATATAtcacttacaaagtgcaaatctatATAACATAAATATAGAGAGTGGTGGACATAAAAATATTGGACATAAGCACCATGTTAcctaaatgtcatattcatgaaacATGAATTACTGCCAGCAAAATTAGGGATAATTTTACAATTTTCCACAGATATACAACTATTCTTGGAAAAATTATATTCGCATTAATAATGATACATATACTTCAAATTATTTAGAGTACACTacaaatgctaatatttcatcacATCACAGCTAAAAGTCTCATATTTGCATTTTATATACAAGACAACATTACTTTGTTCCAGTACAGgaattacttaatttatttttctcagtactGACAAAAACTGAATAATAGACAACAGGGATGAAGAATGTGGACAACTCAGAACCTTTTTGTTTTTACAGAAACCATCTAACATATCTAGCTAGTATATCAAATAAGTCAGTGCTGTTGAAGTATTATACACAGCTagaaaacaaacacaaatacatgcacacacacatgcgcgcgcacacacacacacacacacattcacacaaagagagagagtttAGTGCATTatattattactgaatttttcacAATTGCTCATCCTCTCCACTAAGTTTAGTATGATTGTCAGAAAATATCCTTGTGACTGGAATTAGATTTGTAATAGTCATAGATTTATTAGGCCCAATAAGTGTATCTTTATTTCACTGAGCTGTTTATGTTGACTAATATTAAATTAACTCTAAAGAGGTCTAAATAACCCAAATGTTGCCCTACACAATTCGTCCAATATGCAGACACCATGGTAAAAACTTTACTTCTCATGTTATGCACACAACTGTGGAACTGGCTCAGTTCTCTAACCATTTTCAGACAGTTTCAACTTAAAGAAATGACAAGAAGGACACAGATTTCCTGTCATCCACTACCTTAAAACAGCAACAAAAGAGCACTGATATACATGGCTGTACACAGTACATAGCACGAACGTAGAAAAAATAAATCATAGCGGAATAAAACACCATGGACCTAAAGGCTTCGCGTATTTTGTGATCATTTCAACAAGTTTGATGAAATGAAATTATAATCTACATGTTTACTTACTATATGACATGTATAAAGGCTCTCAAATAACGAATAGAGAGAAAAACAGTTGGCTCTTCTTTGTATCTCTGCCCTACACAAAACAGCCAATAATGAGAAGAGGATTGTAAAGCAGCaatacatgtattttcatgtataaCAAAATTTTAAGGCACTAACTTCACACTAGCTAGCATCTAAATCTACAATTAATGTATGACGTGTTCAAAACGGTTTGACAAGAACTTGAGACAAAGAGAGAATGTAATAAAAGTTCAACACAAGAGAGACAGCTAACAAACCTTGATTTTTGTAtgtggggggagggaaggggaggggtggaTGGAAGGGAGGGGAATACTAAGATGGTTATCAAAAAGTTATTTAgatctttaaaaaatttacaataatgaaACTCTCAGTGACAGAAAGAAATCTGAAGcaatgaaagttgacactgtgGTTATGGCAATGTAACAACTACAGACACATTTCCAATGGTGCACTTGTAATAGATCTTGTACAACACACATTCATACTGTGGTACTGTCTTCTGGGTACAGTAAATGTGAATCATGCCACTTTCCTGTGTcatcaaaattacagacaaaattacaacataaacagaaAGCACATATTACAAACTTTAGGGTTAAGGTTTTGTACTTATGAGGTGAAAGACATATCACAttgttttaaaaatgtgtgtgttatAACTTAGTTTTTCCTTGAATGTGGACACTGCAGAATCTGTGTCAATCATTCCTTGAATGTGGACACTGCAGAATCTGTATCAATCATTTTAATAATTCATATAAACAGTGCCACTGCAACATAGCAAAATGTAAATCTTATACAGAGGACCATTGTATGTTCACAACGCTTTCTGAAACATTTGACAacagaataataaaatatttaaagttcTATTTACAACACAAATAAATCTGAAAGGAAAGAGATCCTGTACTACAATATGGCAGCATTTTTCCAATGAATTTGTTGTTAATGAAGCAACACAAGGATGGAAGAACTGGTTcagacacaaaaatattcatttgaattttgatttgTGTCTGACCATTTTGCTACAGTTGACATGGAAAAAGAAGTCTGAAATCAATGAGTGGCTGACCACTTCCCCCAACTGCTTGGTAACTAGCATCCTAAGCCATTTGGCTCACCATCTGCCCTAACTGCTTGCTAGTTAGCGTCCTCAGTCATTTAAAATGTAGAGATTAGTCAAGGAGAAGTCACAAATTACTCACCGAAATTTGCATTTGCCTGGAGGTAGGCCTAATTGCTCGATGTAAGCCATTACTTAGATAATCAAATGAGTTTTCGTTATTCTATGCTGATTAATAGGCTAACAACTGTCGTAGCGCTTTCCATTTAAAGTTACAAAAGGGGCACTGTGAATTTAAAAAGAGCAcagcacacacactcacatacatccACACAGAAAGTGGCATCTTGCAGTCAGCACATCATATCATTTCTCTTGAAAACAGCTTGAGGATAATTGTACCACACTGAGATAATATTGCGCCTGTTCTAAGATTCATCAACGCACTCCATATTTGGCCACCACTAAACACAAACTTAAGTCATGACAAAAACACACTGTGTGGACGTAGTTTCACATCATAGTTTTATCCTGCACTCTGATTCATCTTTCATATGAAATCTTTACATCTGCTCTGAAAGGTGCAAGTCTTAGAAAGTAATCTGGAAGCACAGTTTAAATGTGGTACTCTATTTACTACTAGGATTGAAAAACCACATCTTTTTCCGTGTGTTTACGAGCAGAGCACATAAATTCATGTTCCAGGAAACCTGTGCTAAGTAGTGTGCCATCATTAAAACTGACAGAGAGTCCTACATGAACACAGCTACTGGTGTGTATAGAGTACCCCCTGTTAAGTATATGAAAGTATTTCCAAATTTAAAATGCCataacctattacacattacaacattAAGCCATATGTAAAATTTCGTTCTTATACATATAACAATCTTAAGAAACATTTATCCTCGATTCAAACACAAAATTCCATGGAATTAAACACTAAAAGTCTTCGTCACAGAAAAGCgccgtcattttactgtcaaaaataTTTCGACATACTTTACTAAAGCTTTCCCTTCGAAAGTATCCGGGTACTCAAGTCAAATTTCACCTAATACACACGTCGTTATCTTCTTACAGGCACTATGCACAACAAATTCAAGAATTTTCATCGATTGTTGGAAGCCAAAATGCCATATTTGTGCACGCAGAAGCAAGCATCATGTACTTCGGGTTGAATTGCACGCACTGGACAGGAGCCGGGTGATCTGCATTAAGGACACAAACTTTATACCCAGTATCTGTGTTCCACACATGAACTCTGCCATCCGTCGAACCACTGAAAATAAATTGCGAGTCTGGGCTGTAAGACGCTTCTATGGGTATTCCTTTGTTGTTTAAATGACCGGTAAATGTCTGTAACGGCGTCCCGTAGAAGGCATCAATCAGTCGGATAACTGACCCATTTGTAGATATTAAAATTGTTTTCCCATCACGACTGAATTTTAGCCCAGTCCAGTCGCACTCCTTTTCTTGGCTTAGTTTAAAAGTTATGAATGGCCCTTTATCGAATGATCTTAAATCGTACAGTTTAATGTGTTCAGAGTTTATTCCAGCTGCAAAGATGAGTCCTTCAGGATCGTATGCTGCAACTGGTCTTCCTGTCAGATGCATAAGTCCTTGGCAGTTCGGTGATCTAAGATCCCACAACCGCAATGTTTTGTCCAACGAACCTGAGAGGAAAGTATCTTCCACAGGGGATATGCATAGCGAGACAACTTTCTTCGTATGTCCCGGAAAGTAACGAATATACTTATTGTCATGAAGGGATAAATATCGTATAGTATCATCTACTTTTGTTGAACTGTGAATTGCTGTGTTTTTAGCATGCGTAAAATGTATGAGGTCAACTCCATATTTCTTGCTGTTAACTGTCCTTACCTGCGTCCCCTTCTCACAATCATATATCACAATTTGATCATCCTCACTGCAGGAAATCAATGTGTCTCCACTCGACGAAAAGTCAATGCTACTTATCTTATCTGTATTCTCTCGGAATACTTTCGCTACCTTAAAACTTCGAACAACGTGGTCAACTAACTTCATGTTTAGAGCAAGCTTAACTGAATATCAAACAATATATGCACAATCCAACAACGCTTCGTAGTTTCACCGCAGCACAACTATGAGATAACAAAGAAGAAACGCCGATCAGAGAGGATCAATGTTCATAAAAACACCTATCCCCACTTCACCGTAGTACGTAAATAATACCACTGTCAACTGAACAAAAACACGAGTTCTGTATTATTGCTGAGCAACCGCCTGGTATTTGCTGACAGACTTACGTAGATTTTCTAATAGTTTTCTGCATCAGCTTAGGTGTAGTTGTTATA
This region includes:
- the LOC126157726 gene encoding WD repeat-containing protein 82-like, whose protein sequence is MKLVDHVVRSFKVAKVFRENTDKISSIDFSSSGDTLISCSEDDQIVIYDCEKGTQVRTVNSKKYGVDLIHFTHAKNTAIHSSTKVDDTIRYLSLHDNKYIRYFPGHTKKVVSLCISPVEDTFLSGSLDKTLRLWDLRSPNCQGLMHLTGRPVAAYDPEGLIFAAGINSEHIKLYDLRSFDKGPFITFKLSQEKECDWTGLKFSRDGKTILISTNGSVIRLIDAFYGTPLQTFTGHLNNKGIPIEASYSPDSQFIFSGSTDGRVHVWNTDTGYKVCVLNADHPAPVQCVQFNPKYMMLASACTNMAFWLPTIDENS